DNA from Triticum aestivum cultivar Chinese Spring chromosome 7D, IWGSC CS RefSeq v2.1, whole genome shotgun sequence:
CAATTTTGGCTTCTACTTTTTATATGTATATGTTAGTATAAAATACAATAAAAAGGTGTACAATGAAACTATTTTCGATGACAAATCTAAAGGTTTCTACTGGATGAATCTAAACATTTTttgttaattactccctccgttccatattaagtgctgtttggaacggagggagtatattttaagGAAGAAAAAAAGTAATCATGCTTTTGGAATATGGGTACTACATGTTATAGAAATGTTGTAGTTGATACTAAAAAGGAATGTTGTAGTTGTATCAAAATAAGCGGTCACGCGGTGTTTCCACTGAACAGTGGCCTTGCTGCTGCCGGAGTGATTGCCAGGAACGCGGTTGGGGAGGTTCTGTTTGCAGTGAGTCGAGTTCTAAACAATTGCTTTGATTATGAAAATGCTGAATCATATGTCCGCAACTCGCTATCGGTAAGTGTAATGCTTATCATTTTTTTAAACTGAGTGTTTGTGGAAGGGGAAATGCTTGGGCGAGGTGTCTGCCGTCTCCTCCTTTCGACACGTGTCTTGCATGGGTTCATCTAGTATGATTTCTAGCGTTTTTGTGCGATGCATGTGCGTGTGGCGGAGAAAGTTTTCTACAACATCATATGTGTTGCAAAATTTCTTCCGCAGCGACTCCCATGTTGCAAAAAAGTAAGGACGGAAAAAATCTGCCACATCAACAACAAAATTGTCTGTGTCCAACCGTGCCGCCGCACGCTAACGAGTTTATGCAACAACGACGGAGCTGCACGACGACGGTGTTGTTGTGACATCATCTTTCATTGGAAAAAAGTTCTGCAACATCCATGTTGCAGAAGTCCTTTTCGCAACATCATCTATGTTGCAAAAAGGTGAAGATGAAAAAAATCTACAACACTCTTTGTTGCAAATGTTTCTGCAACATGAACTCTGCTGCAAAAGGTTTTGAAACACTGCATTTGTTGCAATGGATCGTGCCAGATCTACGACTGCTGAGGCGGCGGATCTTTTAAAAGATCTGCCGCCGACGCATGGGACGGCCCTCGTGGAAGGTGTAATATGTTAGTCGTCAGCCTGCTTCCTCTCCATGTGACTGAAACGAGAAAGAACAGAGGAGATAAAATAGAGTAGGTTTCAGACAACTGATGCCAGATTCTCATTTGATCATTTTCTCCAGCAACAAATGCTGGTTTATTTATACATGGACACCGACTCTTGACAGAACCCTCAGGGAGCTTCGACCATGGCGGGGATGGCAGCTAGGGAACGCGGAAAGGCAGGGGGAGGGGGAATCGAAGCAGATGCTCACAGGGAGGCCGCAGGGTGTCTCGTTGGGCTCGGAGAGGACCCGAACGCGATGGAATGCCGACAACGATCTCCGGTGGTCgaggaagtgaaggaaatatgccctacaggtaataataaagttgttattttatatttccttattttatgataaatgtttattattcatgctagaattgtattgatcataaacctaaatacatgtgtgaatacatagacaaatattgtgtccctagtgagcctctactagactagctcgttgatcaaagatggttaaggtttcctaaccatggacatgagttgtcatttgataacgggatcacatcattaggagaatgatgtgatggacaagacccatctgttagcttagcataattattgttcagttttattgctattgctttcttcatgtcaaatacatattccttcgactatgagattatgcaactctcggataccggaagaatgccttgtgtgctatcaaacgtcacaatgtaactgggtgattataaagatgctctacaggtatctccgaaggtgtttgttgggttggcatagatcgagattaggatttgtcactccgagtatcggagaggtatctctgggccctctcggtaatgcacatcataagaagccttgcaagcaaagtgactaatgagttagttacaagatgatgtattacggaacgagtaaagagacttgtcggtaacgagattaaactaggtatgaggatatcgacgaaggaatctcgggcaagtaacataccgatgacaaagggaataacgtatgttttcataacggttcgaccgataaagttcttcgtataatatgtgggagccaatatgagcatctaggttccgctattggttattgaccggagtgggtctcggtcatgtctacatggttctcgaacccgtagggtctgcacgcttaacgttcgatgacaatttagtattatatgagttatgtgatttggtgaccgaatgttgttcggagtcccgaatgagatcatggacatgacgaggagtctcaaagtggtcgagaggtaaaatgatagtattcggacaccggaaagtgttccggatagtatcgggtatttatcggagtaccgggggggttaccggaacccccgggggaaagatatgggccatatgggccataggaggggagcacaccagcccacaaggggtgcccccaaggaaggaggccgaattggagaagggaaagagggggttcgcccccccccccctttccttctctccttcctcttcctttcccccctccgaaaataaggaaagggggaagaccgagttggggaggaccccaagtaggattcctcctacttggggtgcctcatggctgcctctcctcccctcccacctatatatatgtgggaagggggcgCCCAGAAgatacaacatcaattgttagccgtgtgcggcgcccccctccacagtttacacccccggtcatattctcgcggtgcttatgcgaagccctgcgagaataacttcaccatcaccgttaccacaccgtcgtgctgacggaactcatctactacctcgacaccttgctggatcaagaaggcgagggacgtcaccgagctgaacgtgtgcagaactcggaggtgacgtacgttcggtgcttgatcggtcggagctagaagaagtttgactacatcaaccgcgttgtcaaacgcttccgctttcggtccacgagggtacgcagacacactctccccctctcattcctatgcatctcctagatagatcttgcgtgagcgtaggaatttttttgaaattgcatgctacgttacccaacaggaaGAGGATGATGGCGATGGCGGTGGGGCAGGGCTCCCGCGGTCGCTTGCTTCGGCTTGGAGCTCCAGGGAGTCGAGGCGGAGACTACAAACACGGCGGCATGGCGTCGGGTGGCCGGTAGACGCGGTGGTGCACGGCGGCATGCTGTGGTGTGTTCGGGCGCGCCgcggagagggagcagaggaggggaaagtGAGCACGGagggggagagaggcagggaggtgcgtgacgtcgtccagacgcgtcggggaggggcaggcaggGAGAAAGGAGGTGGTCGggcgtgcggcgaccacgcgccctcgTGCCTTTTGGCACGAGGTGGAAGAAGACAGAAGGAGGAAGTGGGTTGGGCTGGTTGCTAgccgccaggtaagtttttcctatCTCTCTCTATTCCATTTATGTTTTCTATATTCttttgtttgttttgatttagtaaaagtactaaaccattttagaaaattctgaaataaattgtgggcacCTTTAAAATATTTTCCAACAACCCTCAATtggtttcagaattatttgagcacttaaaataattaTAGCAATTAAATGCTCAAATTCAGATACACTATGATTTAATTCTAAAATCCAAAGATgccctagaaaaatgtgcaccatttttggcagaggttttcgaccaattaaaaaatgatgaacttttctgaagggaattttgggttcattgaaaaatattttagttgatCCTAGTATTTCAGaggggtgctagggtttgatcaatcctcatttcaagtttaacaaaaatttaaacatgatgcatggatgcagatgcaactatttacaaacaatttCTAGGGTTGTGACATACCCTCTTTCCTTCGCCAGTATAGGTGGCCAAACGGGCCAGGCCAAACAGGCCAGCCCGCGAGCACGCCGGCATGGCCCGCCATGGGCCAGGCACGACACGGGCTAAACAGGCCGTGCCCGGCACGCAACACGccttgggccgtgcctgggcctggagcctgggcacgcgggccggcacgacaCGACCCAtttatttttttatataattttcagaatttttttatatATGTATACCTAAAATATAGCCCAATAGGCCTAAAAATCAGCCCAACAAGCTGAAAATATATAGCCCAGCGTGCTAGACGGGCCAACGTGCGGGCCCGTTTACTAATTAGGCCGTGCATGGGCCTGGAGGCGTAGTACGTGGGCCGGCACGACACGACCCGTATAATAAACGTGCCATGGCGGGTCGGGTCGGGCCAGGCACGATTACGCCAGGCCGATCCGTGCCGTGCAGGGCCGGCCTGTTTGGCCAGGTATGTTCGGCAGTGCCATTCTTATGTGGAAGCTCGATCCGATCTTTTCTGATAGTTGATCTTTGATCTGCTTAATTAAGTCAAAATCGTCGTGCAGTAGAATTTCCCAAACAATTCTCCTTCACCATTTCCTTCAGAAATCAAAATGTTAATGTCTTATTTTTTTTAGAAACAAAATGTCCtgtgtttgttttttgtttttttagtaaCATGTCTTTTTGTTTGTATATGCAAGTCCTATTCTTCCAATTCAGAGTTTAGTTGTGACACGGCTGAGCCCATGTGTACTGTCGCTGGACNNNNNNNNNNNNNNNNNNNNNNNNNNNNNNNNNNNNNNNNNNNNNNNNNNNNNNNNNNNNNNNNNNNNNNNNNNNNNNNNNNNNNNNNNNNNNNNNNNNNNNNNNNNNNNNNNNNNNNNNNNNNNNNNNNNNNNNNNNNNNNNNNNNNNNNNNNNNNNNNNNNNNNNNNNNNNNNNNNNNNNNNNNNNNNNNNNNNNNNNNNNNNNNNNNNNNNNNNNNNNNNNNNNNNNNNNNNNNNNNNNNNNNNNNNNNNNNNNNNNNNNNNNNNNNNNNNNNNNNNNNNNNNNNNNNNNNNNNNNNNNNNNNNNNNNNNNNNNNNNNNNNNNNNNNNNNNNNNNNNNNNNNNNNNNNNNNNNNNNNNNNNNNNNNNNNNNNNNNNNNNNNNNNNNNNNNNNGGGGGAGGAAGGCCGCGCTTCTCCTCATGCCCGGTACACGAAGCAGAGCGGGACGGCGATCGACATACTCGCCGACGATCTCCTCGTCGAGATCCTCTCGCGCGTCCCCGCCAAGTCGCTCCTCCGCTTCAGGTGCGTCTCCAGCCACTGGCTGGCCCTCATCGACCACCCCGACCACCGCAAAAGGCTCCCCCAAACCCCGGCCGGCTTCTTCTACGGCAGCAACTTCGAGTGGTTTCTGGAACCACCTTTCCACTTCACAAGTTTCCCGGGGAGACGCCGCCCTCCGATCGACGCATCTTGCGCCTTCCTGCCCAACCACAAGCCCGTCCACATGTTGGACTGCTGCAACGGCCTCCTCCTCTGCCGCTGGTGCGACGCCTCCGCCCAAGGTGACGAGTTCCGTTATGTCGTGTGCAATCCCGCCACGGAGAAGTGGGTCGTGTTGCCGAGCTCCGGCAAGGCCACCAGCGAGGTGGCCACCGCACGCTTGGGCTTCGACCCAGCCCTGTCGTCCCATTTCCATGTGTTTGAGTTGGTAGAAGAGCAGGATTCAATCTTTCCCTGGGACCCTGACATCGCTGGAGTGGCGGTGTATTCTTCTGAAACTGGAGGATGGGTTTATAAGGAAAAGAGATGGAACGAACAAATTAGATCCATTGACCATTGTTCAGCATTTGTCTTTCTTGATGGCTATCTGCATTTTCAAGCCAATGCTCGTCGGTTATCCAGTCATCTAGCTGTGGTAGACACAGAGGGGGAAACATGGATGAGCTTCAGTGTCCCTGGTGGTTTGGTTGACGGTTTTATTCAGCGGTCGCAGGGCCGGCTGCATTATGCCAATTTTCAGAGAGGTGGAGATAGTGTCATTAGATTGGTAGTTTATGTTCTGAACGACTATCAAAGCAGAAAATGGATATTGAAGCACAGCATCGAAGCTTCACACATATTTCGAGGGATGGATGCCTACCTTCTTGGTCGTTTTGGATGGGCTGCGATGGATTTTGGTTGGATTGCGATTCATCCGGAATGCAACACGATATTCTTCACTGCTGGGTGTTATACCACATTCATGTGCTATAATATGGATCTTCGACAAGTCAAAGTGATCTCCAATCTGGAAGATGGCCAGCCGCCATATCTGCCATATGTGCCATTGTATGCAGAGTTACAGTCATTGCACGCTTTATAAGAAGTGGATATTCGACAGGCATTAGTTCTTTGTGCTATGGTATGTTTGTTTGAAGTGGGCTGTTGTTTTTTCTGGGGAAACGTTTGAAATCGGCGGACCGGCCCAAGCTTCGGCCGGTCACGCCGCTCACTCGCGCAGATACCGCTTTCTTTTCTCCTCTCCACGCATCACTGGCCCCACGCACCGCCCACGCCCGTGACTGCCTTATCCCTTCGCCCCTGAGCTCCAGCACTCATTCCCCATCCCCATCTACACGACCTCTGCTCCTCTCCTTGCATAATCCCTCTCCTCTGCTGATCTCCAAGGCAACTAAATCCCCCTCTCCACTAGCTGCAAGTCACATCGGTGTGAAGGAAGGGGCACGGGGGGTGCTGGTACGGGAGTTGGGGCGAGCAGGAGATTGTGGGGGCGGCGGCCAgcgagcttcaacaggccggtcgGCGAGGTTGGTGATGGTCGGCGACGACGCTGGTAACAGCCGAGCTACAACCGCAAGCTGACGAGCTACCACCGGCTGGTGTGGATGCTACAACCCTTGTTGGGCGAGCTGCAACCTGCAAGGAGTTGTTACTACCTCGACCGGCAGGCGCGACGGCGGAGCACACGAGATGCTACAACCGTTGAGGCAGGAGCTGCAACCGCCCCCggattttgctggaaccagtgaCAGCGGCGAGCTGCAGGGTGACCATGGCGGGGAGTGCTGCAACCACGACCAGGTTTGCTGGAACCGACTGGGCGATTTGCTGGAACCAGCGCCCAAAAGTGCTTCCACTGGAATTCGTTCTTTTTGTACCAGCGATTTTTTGCTACCACCACAgttttgttttgctggaaccaacatCCAAAAATGCTTCCATCAGAATTTGTTCTTCTTGTACCAGCGATTATTTGCTACAACCACAattttgttttgctggaaccaacatCGAAAAATGTTTCCTCCAGAGTTTAATTCTTTGATGGACCAGCAACATTTGCTACAACAATAGCTTCAATTTGCTGGATCCAGGTTTTCAAAAGATTCAACAGGGGCCGCGACACAGAGCTGCTTTTTGACAACTTTTTCATTGTGAGCGTCCACGGCAAGCATCAGCGGCGGCGGCTGTCGACGGCGACAAACGGGGAAGGGCAGCCGCGCGCTGCGCGACGCAGCAATGATGGGTGGCCGCCATGTCCTGCAGTGTTTCTTCAGATCTGAATTATGAACGGGGTGAGAAAGAAGAAAGCGAACTGGATGGACGAGGATCCTACGGCTCGTGGTGGGCTAATCGGGCGGCTAGGGTGCGACCGGCCGAAAttttgggccggcgcaccggcgccgaTCAGTCGCCTTTTTTCTGGCTGATGTATGCATGCTTTTATAGTTTGAGCGATGGTGGTTCACTTTTAAGCTAACTTGGGTGATTCGTTACCCAAAATTGTACCAAGCTTTCCGTTGTCTGTATTGGTTTCTGCATACCAATGATTTTGGAGAACTCCTACCTCCATGTATTCGGTTAACTTGGCGTAGTGTTTGAgggatggtgatgatgtagaaACATGACCATCTGCTAACgttataatatgtcaaattgtgcTAATGGTATAATGCTTGAAATCATTTTTCTATACTGCTCATAGTTTGAAAAAGAAAAACTCTTTCCCTGTGGCACGTTTCAAGTAGATAATGTTGTTATCAGAACATTAGCAAGCTGTGCGTGGATCATAATGTTCATATTTTGTTAGTAGTTTTTTTTTTTAACGGACGGTGCTCCAGAAGAATGCAATATGCCATCTTAGTTTGTGCTTTTTGTTCTGGTAGGCAGCTTaaaagagtgttgtgttaaataaATAAGCGATGCCGTTCACTTTTCATGGTAATCTCACTTCTAGTTCCACCAA
Protein-coding regions in this window:
- the LOC123171268 gene encoding F-box protein At5g07610 translates to MAGRVGPGTITPGRSVPCRAGLFGQEGRASPHARYTKQSGTAIDILADDLLVEILSRVPAKSLLRFRCVSSHWLALIDHPDHRKRLPQTPAGFFYGSNFEWFLEPPFHFTSFPGRRRPPIDASCAFLPNHKPVHMLDCCNGLLLCRWCDASAQGDEFRYVVCNPATEKWVVLPSSGKATSEVATARLGFDPALSSHFHVFELVEEQDSIFPWDPDIAGVAVYSSETGGWVYKEKRWNEQIRSIDHCSAFVFLDGYLHFQANARRLSSHLAVVDTEGETWMSFSVPGGLVDGFIQRSQGRLHYANFQRGGDSVIRLVVYVLNDYQSRKWILKHSIEASHIFRGMDAYLLGRFGWAAMDFGWIAIHPECNTIFFTAGCYTTFMCYNMDLRQVKVISNLEDGQPPYLPYVPLYAELQSLHAL